A genome region from Streptomyces sp. NBC_01296 includes the following:
- a CDS encoding zinc-binding dehydrogenase, with protein sequence MKAIAISAYGGPEVLRITDLPDPVPAPGDVLIRVKAFGLNHAEAYMRAGAWGEVAAVPGIECAGVVEADPTGRLPAGTKVVAILGGMGRTRNGSYAELVTVPASNVAPVRSSLGWAELAAVPEVYATAWSGLFGNLDLRPGEQVLVRGATSSLGQAAVNLAVDHGATVLATTRNPAHAPLLKELGAEEVLIDDGDLAAQVSTRKITVDAVFDVVGNSVLRDSLATVRPRGRVCQLGFLGGFEPVRDFDPIADLPTGVQLSFFGSAFVLGRPEFPLADVPLDAIYAKVESGAIPARPVRVFRFDEIVEAHRVMEAGEALGKMTVTVD encoded by the coding sequence ATGAAGGCCATCGCCATCTCCGCCTACGGCGGTCCCGAGGTTCTCCGCATCACCGACCTGCCCGACCCCGTGCCCGCGCCGGGAGACGTACTGATCCGGGTCAAGGCGTTCGGCCTCAACCACGCCGAGGCCTACATGCGCGCCGGCGCCTGGGGCGAGGTCGCGGCCGTCCCGGGGATCGAGTGCGCCGGAGTGGTCGAGGCGGACCCCACGGGTCGGCTTCCGGCCGGGACCAAGGTCGTGGCGATCCTCGGCGGCATGGGCCGGACCCGCAACGGCAGCTACGCCGAGCTGGTGACGGTACCGGCGAGCAATGTGGCCCCGGTCCGCTCATCGCTGGGGTGGGCCGAGCTGGCGGCGGTTCCCGAGGTGTACGCGACAGCGTGGAGCGGCCTGTTCGGCAACTTGGACCTGCGGCCCGGAGAGCAGGTCCTGGTGCGTGGAGCGACCTCCTCCCTCGGCCAGGCCGCCGTCAACCTCGCCGTCGACCACGGCGCGACCGTGCTCGCGACCACCCGCAATCCTGCGCACGCACCGTTGCTGAAGGAACTCGGGGCCGAGGAGGTCCTCATCGACGACGGCGATCTGGCCGCGCAGGTGAGCACGCGGAAGATCACCGTTGACGCGGTGTTCGACGTCGTCGGCAACAGCGTCCTGCGCGACTCCCTGGCCACGGTCCGCCCCCGCGGACGGGTCTGCCAACTCGGCTTCCTCGGCGGCTTCGAGCCGGTCCGGGACTTCGACCCGATCGCCGATCTCCCCACCGGAGTGCAGCTCAGCTTCTTCGGCAGCGCCTTCGTCCTGGGCCGCCCCGAATTCCCGCTCGCCGACGTTCCACTGGACGCGATCTACGCCAAGGTCGAGTCGGGCGCAATCCCCGCAAGGCCCGTACGGGTCTTCCGGTTCGACGAGATCGTCGAAGCCCACCGAGTCATGGAGGCCGGTGAGGCGCTCGGCAAGATGACCGTCACCGTCGACTGA
- a CDS encoding TetR/AcrR family transcriptional regulator, with the protein MPRPREFEPDAVLEQAMLRFWLRGYRATSIEDLVKATGVKPGSLYSAFPGGKRALFLKSLERYSKLIVPQKLGELEAPGASLAELRGYFDGLVRDLLSPEGRQGCLLVNTAIENAAEDDEAAAVVRGHLARLEQCMAAALRNARSRGEVRGSVDPVGSAKLLVATCQGLMVVGKANPDETVLRAITDNAFATLA; encoded by the coding sequence ATGCCCAGACCTCGAGAGTTCGAGCCCGACGCCGTGCTGGAACAGGCGATGCTGCGCTTCTGGCTGCGCGGCTACCGGGCTACGTCCATCGAGGATCTGGTGAAGGCGACCGGAGTGAAGCCCGGCAGTCTCTACAGCGCGTTCCCCGGCGGCAAGCGCGCACTTTTCCTGAAGTCGCTGGAGCGTTACTCCAAGTTGATCGTTCCCCAGAAGCTGGGCGAGCTGGAAGCGCCGGGCGCCTCCCTGGCCGAGCTCCGCGGGTACTTCGACGGGCTGGTGCGCGATCTCCTCAGCCCGGAGGGCCGGCAGGGCTGCCTGCTGGTGAACACCGCGATCGAGAACGCAGCCGAGGACGACGAGGCTGCTGCCGTCGTGCGCGGCCATCTGGCCCGCCTCGAGCAGTGCATGGCCGCAGCCCTGCGGAACGCCCGCAGCCGCGGCGAGGTGCGCGGCTCGGTGGATCCGGTCGGCAGCGCCAAGCTGCTGGTCGCGACGTGCCAGGGGCTGATGGTCGTAGGCAAGGCGAATCCCGACGAGACGGTCCTGCGCGCCATCACGGACAACGCCTTCGCCACCCTCGCCTGA
- a CDS encoding YrhB domain-containing protein, translating into MLTLNEALEAARTHLERAYAHESRTIALQEELSREDPLAWIIHYAAHPGPGAAGSPAAALTSVVLVPKDGSAVRFPPSHLPLDEYFAYVRHGGWATAGLARTVKAEPWQMALQWLLTTYHGLVELVAIEPVAEDAGTWLFACRTTAQPGYPRTPMLAASLVVPKDLGTPFHPAADDPWRDAAAYTQDPVERDPGAQTRRLNSRGCVVTMAAAIAGAPSCPLPWQPAHEAPGWWELLLRRYFPGAEQLRCASWDEVIERAEQTGPDTQGVVWVRRALGGTEVSGHLLYAHNNGGSVVFLDGMTGGLARLDTAGVLELVFARVRPGGPARADDFEAARHKAEEWLRRTYAEPVELVSPDAADETARGWLFACQTSSAVRSGDWRHAMLDAAVVVPKGPQEPFLLPNSDPWGFLATWDRGEPAGPTPPAGKAEWLASTLTELGPAMEVSEHATVVDAVRAVAALPAGGRALLWVLRRDARGRESAGLLLTGLHTEAGHVGIVDASAAELRSLDAFHESGVRVIRYR; encoded by the coding sequence ATGCTCACGTTGAACGAGGCCCTGGAAGCGGCACGGACGCATCTCGAACGGGCGTACGCCCACGAATCCCGGACGATCGCCCTGCAAGAGGAGCTGTCCCGGGAAGACCCGCTCGCCTGGATCATCCACTACGCAGCACACCCGGGTCCCGGTGCGGCGGGTTCGCCGGCCGCTGCGCTGACGAGCGTCGTGCTCGTACCCAAGGACGGCTCCGCCGTGCGGTTCCCGCCGTCGCACCTGCCCCTGGACGAGTACTTCGCCTACGTACGGCACGGCGGCTGGGCGACCGCGGGCCTGGCCAGGACGGTGAAGGCCGAGCCGTGGCAGATGGCCCTGCAGTGGCTTCTGACCACCTACCACGGCCTGGTGGAGCTGGTCGCGATCGAGCCCGTGGCCGAGGACGCCGGGACCTGGCTGTTCGCCTGCCGGACCACCGCGCAGCCGGGGTATCCGCGGACGCCGATGCTGGCCGCTTCGCTGGTCGTGCCCAAGGACCTCGGCACGCCGTTCCACCCGGCGGCCGACGATCCGTGGCGGGACGCCGCGGCCTACACGCAGGACCCCGTGGAGCGTGACCCCGGGGCCCAGACGCGACGCCTGAATTCCCGCGGATGCGTGGTCACCATGGCGGCGGCGATCGCCGGGGCACCGTCGTGCCCGTTGCCGTGGCAGCCGGCGCACGAGGCTCCGGGATGGTGGGAGCTGCTGTTGCGACGCTACTTCCCCGGCGCCGAACAACTGCGGTGCGCGAGCTGGGACGAGGTCATCGAGCGGGCGGAGCAGACCGGTCCGGACACCCAGGGCGTGGTGTGGGTGCGACGCGCCCTCGGCGGCACGGAGGTCAGCGGCCACCTGCTGTACGCGCACAACAACGGCGGTTCCGTGGTGTTCCTCGACGGGATGACCGGCGGGCTGGCCCGCTTGGACACGGCCGGGGTGCTGGAACTGGTCTTCGCCCGGGTGCGGCCCGGGGGCCCGGCGCGGGCCGACGATTTCGAGGCCGCCCGGCACAAGGCCGAGGAGTGGCTGCGCCGCACGTACGCGGAACCCGTCGAGCTGGTGTCGCCGGACGCCGCGGACGAGACGGCCCGCGGCTGGCTCTTCGCGTGCCAGACCTCGTCCGCCGTGCGGAGCGGGGACTGGAGGCACGCGATGCTCGACGCGGCCGTGGTGGTGCCCAAGGGGCCTCAGGAGCCGTTCCTGCTGCCGAACTCCGACCCGTGGGGATTCCTTGCCACCTGGGACCGGGGCGAGCCGGCCGGCCCGACGCCTCCCGCGGGGAAGGCCGAATGGCTGGCCTCCACCCTTACGGAGCTGGGCCCGGCGATGGAGGTCTCCGAGCACGCGACCGTCGTCGATGCCGTGCGGGCCGTCGCCGCGCTGCCGGCCGGGGGACGCGCCCTGCTGTGGGTCCTTCGTCGGGACGCCCGAGGACGCGAGAGTGCCGGGCTGCTCTTGACGGGGCTGCACACCGAGGCGGGTCACGTCGGCATCGTCGATGCCTCCGCCGCGGAGCTGAGGAGCCTGGACGCGTTCCACGAGTCGGGGGTCCGGGTGATCCGCTACCGCTGA
- a CDS encoding putative T7SS-secreted protein, producing MTDWGGLLDKGLGKLEDGWDATKKAVGEGVDKTTDGIGAALDYVGAHDWADKVEDWGDDIGSDLGASISEQQLGQTEQANELIHGKASAIRESTKHLTDFKAAFDRVGEGMRALDSGHWKGEAAETFREKFAMHPTDWLRAADACEAAAGALNRYAGTVEWAQQQAQLAIDLYKAAVKQAKEAHEDYVSKAKAYTAAADAGKDPGEKPVEPVDAGKADGTRAHEILKEARRQRNDAAGDAQKALAAALAHAPAEPPPSERALAGIGDYYGAEAVELNHFVGGVVKGTAGLLNFARGLNPMDPYNLTHPAEYAQHLNMTLAGLVSTAAHPERIPGALIDSFKDDPSEGLGRLVPELLGTKGLGGARAGVRVAETVAAKPSAWSHLAQPAKGVTERSAIHADSVGAKQAQKFLDDQYPWLKDMNNTGMPGYEYNCTHNVATLDKRLDGVEVSAAPKTGPGDIPYKELGVTPDAKKVVNNYDDIIKDLEQRGPDSRSVVAISRHGGPGHVFSAVNTPHGVVFLDGQTGTLAKLETSNISEIAHVPYR from the coding sequence ATGACGGACTGGGGTGGTCTCCTCGACAAGGGCCTGGGAAAGCTCGAGGACGGCTGGGACGCGACCAAGAAGGCCGTCGGGGAGGGCGTCGACAAGACCACCGACGGGATAGGCGCCGCCCTGGACTACGTCGGGGCGCACGACTGGGCGGACAAGGTCGAGGACTGGGGCGACGACATCGGCTCCGACCTCGGGGCCTCGATCAGCGAGCAGCAGCTCGGGCAGACCGAGCAGGCGAACGAGCTGATCCACGGCAAGGCGTCGGCGATCCGCGAATCGACCAAGCACCTGACCGACTTCAAGGCCGCCTTCGACCGGGTCGGCGAGGGCATGAGGGCGCTGGACTCCGGGCACTGGAAGGGTGAGGCCGCTGAAACGTTCCGCGAGAAGTTCGCGATGCACCCGACGGACTGGTTGCGCGCCGCCGACGCCTGCGAGGCGGCGGCCGGCGCCCTGAACCGGTACGCCGGGACGGTGGAGTGGGCGCAGCAGCAGGCACAACTGGCCATCGACCTCTACAAGGCGGCCGTCAAGCAGGCCAAGGAAGCGCACGAGGACTACGTGTCCAAGGCCAAGGCCTACACGGCGGCGGCGGACGCGGGCAAGGACCCCGGCGAGAAGCCGGTGGAGCCCGTCGACGCCGGGAAGGCCGACGGCACGCGGGCCCACGAGATCCTGAAGGAAGCCCGCAGGCAGCGCAACGACGCGGCCGGCGACGCACAGAAGGCGCTGGCGGCGGCGCTGGCGCACGCCCCGGCCGAACCGCCCCCGTCCGAGCGGGCGCTGGCGGGGATCGGCGACTACTACGGCGCGGAGGCCGTGGAGCTCAACCACTTCGTCGGCGGAGTGGTCAAGGGCACGGCGGGGCTGCTGAACTTCGCGCGCGGCCTGAACCCGATGGATCCGTACAACCTGACCCACCCGGCCGAGTACGCGCAGCACCTCAACATGACGCTTGCCGGCCTCGTGTCGACGGCCGCCCACCCGGAGCGGATTCCGGGGGCCCTGATCGACAGCTTCAAGGACGACCCCTCCGAGGGCCTCGGCCGGCTGGTGCCCGAGCTGCTCGGGACCAAGGGCCTGGGAGGGGCGCGGGCGGGCGTACGGGTCGCGGAGACGGTGGCCGCGAAGCCGTCGGCGTGGTCGCACCTGGCGCAGCCGGCGAAGGGTGTCACGGAGCGCAGCGCCATCCACGCCGACTCCGTCGGTGCGAAGCAGGCCCAGAAGTTCCTCGACGACCAGTACCCGTGGCTGAAGGACATGAACAACACGGGCATGCCGGGCTACGAGTACAACTGCACGCACAACGTGGCCACCCTCGACAAACGGCTGGACGGGGTCGAGGTGTCGGCCGCCCCGAAGACCGGGCCCGGTGACATCCCGTACAAGGAGCTCGGGGTGACTCCGGACGCGAAGAAGGTCGTCAACAACTACGACGACATCATCAAGGACCTGGAACAACGGGGTCCGGACTCGCGCAGCGTGGTCGCCATTTCCCGCCACGGCGGGCCGGGCCACGTCTTCAGTGCCGTGAACACCCCGCACGGAGTGGTCTTCTTGGACGGCCAGACCGGGACGCTGGCCAAACTGGAGACGTCCAACATCAGCGAGATCGCCCATGTCCCCTACCGCTAA